The proteins below come from a single Chryseobacterium sp. MA9 genomic window:
- a CDS encoding pyridoxal phosphate-dependent aminotransferase, with product MKVSKLAANLIGSEIVKIGNEVNDLKAKGAEIANLTIGDLNSNIYPIPALLKEEIQKAYQNNLTNYPPANGLLSLRKEVSKDLKKRWNLDYSPNDILITAGSRPLIYAVYKTIVDEGDKVVYPTPSWNNNHYAYLTSANAVEVKTKPETNFLPTADDLRPHLDGAVLLALCSPLNPTGTMFTKEQLSEICELVIAENKKRGADEKPLYLMYDQIYSCLTFGAEHVDPVSLFPEMKDYTIYIDGISKCLAATGVRVGWGFGPAHILDKMKALLTHVGAWAPKPEQEATAKFYENPENVNTFVNDFKAKLEESLKVLHNGVQDLKGKGLSVDSIEPMGALYLTIKLNYIGKTKPDGAVIENSSDLVFYLINEAGVALVPFSAFGEDKSEPWFRASVGGLATDEIKVMLPKLESALNNLK from the coding sequence GTGAAAGTTTCAAAATTAGCAGCGAACCTGATCGGTTCTGAAATTGTAAAAATTGGTAACGAAGTAAATGATCTAAAAGCAAAAGGAGCGGAAATTGCCAATCTTACTATTGGTGATCTGAATTCTAATATCTATCCTATTCCGGCATTGCTGAAGGAAGAGATTCAGAAAGCATATCAGAATAATTTGACGAACTATCCGCCTGCAAACGGACTTTTATCTTTAAGAAAGGAAGTTTCCAAAGACCTTAAAAAAAGATGGAATCTTGATTATTCTCCTAACGATATTCTGATTACTGCAGGATCAAGACCTTTGATCTATGCCGTATACAAAACCATTGTAGACGAAGGAGATAAAGTAGTATATCCTACACCATCATGGAACAACAATCACTATGCTTACCTTACTTCAGCCAACGCTGTAGAAGTGAAAACAAAACCTGAAACCAACTTCCTTCCAACTGCAGATGATTTAAGACCGCATTTGGATGGAGCAGTATTACTAGCACTTTGCTCACCATTGAACCCTACAGGAACAATGTTTACAAAAGAGCAGCTTTCAGAGATTTGCGAACTGGTAATTGCTGAAAACAAAAAAAGAGGAGCAGACGAAAAACCTTTATACTTAATGTATGACCAGATCTATTCTTGCCTTACTTTTGGAGCTGAGCACGTAGATCCAGTTTCTCTTTTCCCTGAAATGAAAGATTATACCATCTATATCGACGGTATTTCAAAATGCCTTGCAGCAACAGGAGTACGTGTTGGATGGGGATTCGGGCCTGCTCATATCCTGGATAAAATGAAGGCGCTTCTTACACACGTTGGAGCATGGGCACCAAAACCGGAACAGGAAGCAACTGCTAAATTCTATGAAAATCCGGAGAATGTAAATACTTTCGTTAATGATTTTAAGGCTAAACTTGAAGAAAGCCTAAAAGTTCTTCACAACGGAGTTCAGGATTTAAAAGGAAAAGGACTTTCAGTAGACAGTATCGAACCGATGGGAGCTCTTTATCTTACCATTAAGTTAAACTATATTGGAAAAACAAAACCGGATGGAGCTGTTATCGAAAACTCTTCAGACCTTGTATTCTACCTGATTAATGAAGCAGGAGTGGCTTTAGTACCGTTCTCAGCCTTCGGAGAAGACAAATCTGAACCTTGGTTCCGTGCTTCTGTAGGAGGATTGGCTACAGATGAGATCAAAGTAATGCTTCCAAAACTGGAAAGTGCTTTGAACAACTTAAAGTAG
- a CDS encoding four helix bundle protein, with amino-acid sequence MSFKFEKLIIWQKSMDFGESIFKLSQKFPKDEVFNLTSQIRRASDSIALNISEGSILQSKLEFKKFLGYSIRSLAETVTCLYKAKNREYITEEEFNTLYHESYNLMNQIVAFRNQIKE; translated from the coding sequence ATGAGTTTCAAATTTGAGAAATTGATTATTTGGCAAAAGTCTATGGATTTTGGAGAGTCTATTTTTAAATTATCTCAAAAATTTCCAAAGGATGAAGTGTTTAATTTAACTTCACAAATAAGAAGAGCTTCCGATTCAATTGCACTTAATATTTCCGAGGGAAGTATTTTGCAGTCAAAATTAGAATTTAAAAAATTTTTAGGATATTCGATTCGTTCTTTGGCAGAAACAGTAACATGTTTATATAAAGCAAAAAATAGAGAATATATTACAGAAGAAGAATTTAATACATTATATCATGAAAGCTATAATTTGATGAACCAGATTGTCGCTTTTAGAAATCAGATAAAAGAATAG
- a CDS encoding phospho-sugar mutase, translating into MNTLEKAKLWLSDTFDKETRDAVQALIDSNSPDLEDSFYRELEFGTGGMRGIMGVGTNRLNKYTLGQATQGLANYMLQQFKGEEIKVAIAYDVRNNSKEFGKLVADVLTANGIKVLLFKDHRPTPELSFTVRDKKCNGGIVLTASHNPPEYNGYKVYWNDGAQIVPPNDEAIINEVYSVKFEEIKFNGNDDLIEWIGEEQDDVYINACIENSTYQNVGKENLNIVFTSIHGTTYTTIPKALEKAGFKKIDLVREQMIPSGNFPTVDSPNPEEPAALEMAMDLARITNADIVIGTDPDGDRLGIAVRNLDGEMQLLNGNQTNTILTYYILNEWRKQERITGKEFIGSTIVTSDIFFDIAQKFGVECKVGLTGFKWIGKMIREAEGTQKFVCGGEESFGFMTGDFVRDKDSCGSILVACEIAAWCKANGKTMYQYMIEIYEDLGMYYEGLINIVRKGKEGAEEIQNMMKNFRENPPKELAGSLVEEVKDFKEQTSLTISTNEKKVMNDIPKSNVLIYYTQDGTKVCVRPSGTEPKIKFYVSVKDSITSEADFRDKLKSLEAKIGAVKTDLKLD; encoded by the coding sequence ATGAATACACTAGAAAAAGCGAAACTTTGGTTAAGTGATACCTTCGATAAAGAAACGAGAGATGCTGTACAGGCATTAATTGACAGCAATTCCCCTGATCTGGAAGATTCTTTCTACAGAGAGCTGGAATTCGGGACAGGAGGTATGCGTGGAATAATGGGAGTAGGAACCAACCGCTTGAATAAATATACATTAGGACAGGCTACTCAGGGACTGGCAAATTATATGCTGCAGCAGTTCAAAGGGGAAGAAATTAAGGTGGCCATTGCTTATGATGTTCGTAATAACTCAAAAGAATTCGGAAAACTGGTAGCGGATGTTTTAACTGCAAACGGAATTAAAGTATTGCTTTTCAAAGATCACAGACCAACTCCGGAATTGTCTTTCACAGTACGTGATAAAAAATGTAACGGAGGAATCGTATTGACAGCTTCTCACAATCCGCCTGAATACAACGGTTACAAAGTATACTGGAACGACGGTGCACAGATTGTTCCGCCTAATGATGAAGCCATTATCAATGAAGTATATTCTGTTAAATTTGAGGAAATTAAATTCAACGGAAATGATGATCTGATCGAATGGATCGGAGAAGAGCAGGATGATGTGTATATCAATGCTTGTATTGAAAACTCTACATATCAGAATGTTGGAAAAGAAAATTTAAATATAGTTTTCACCTCTATCCACGGAACAACTTATACTACTATTCCTAAAGCTTTAGAAAAGGCTGGATTCAAAAAAATAGATCTTGTAAGAGAACAGATGATCCCAAGCGGAAATTTCCCTACAGTAGATTCTCCAAACCCGGAAGAGCCTGCAGCGTTGGAAATGGCAATGGATCTGGCAAGAATTACCAATGCTGATATCGTGATCGGAACTGACCCTGATGGAGACAGATTGGGTATTGCAGTAAGAAATCTTGATGGTGAAATGCAATTACTGAATGGTAACCAAACCAATACAATCCTTACTTACTACATTCTGAATGAGTGGAGAAAACAGGAAAGAATTACAGGAAAAGAATTCATCGGTTCTACAATCGTAACTTCAGATATCTTCTTTGATATTGCACAAAAATTCGGAGTAGAATGTAAAGTAGGTCTTACCGGATTCAAATGGATCGGGAAAATGATCCGTGAAGCAGAAGGAACACAGAAATTTGTGTGTGGTGGTGAAGAAAGTTTCGGATTCATGACCGGAGATTTCGTACGTGATAAAGACTCTTGTGGAAGTATCCTTGTAGCCTGTGAAATTGCAGCATGGTGTAAAGCCAACGGAAAAACAATGTATCAGTACATGATCGAGATCTATGAAGACCTTGGAATGTATTACGAAGGATTAATCAATATTGTAAGAAAAGGAAAAGAAGGAGCTGAAGAAATTCAGAATATGATGAAAAACTTCCGTGAAAACCCTCCAAAAGAATTGGCCGGTTCACTCGTAGAAGAAGTGAAAGACTTTAAAGAGCAGACAAGTCTTACCATTTCTACGAACGAGAAAAAAGTAATGAACGATATTCCGAAGTCTAATGTATTGATCTATTACACTCAGGATGGAACAAAAGTATGCGTAAGACCTTCAGGAACAGAACCAAAAATCAAGTTCTATGTTTCAGTGAAGGATTCCATTACTTCAGAAGCAGATTTCAGAGACAAGTTAAAATCATTGGAAGCTAAAATAGGAGCTGTTAAAACAGATTTGAAACTGGATTAA
- a CDS encoding phosphatase PAP2 family protein, with product MKKLRFLLLPVSILACSQEVDTLKVKDLPKVQTYTLKDGSVRTYSKPKLLDFVTKLPRNFINTNKDFVAKDHAYYLGGAVAATLILLPFDQKLIDNSRELGERWGMDKDNNYNKIGGVFKIPKDIGSTLYLIGNGSTLVLLGIGFGTYGLIKNDYRAQATASGLMESLILSGVFTQTTKRITGRESPFIAEINGNKGGAWNPFPSFSEFGKNTSNYDAMPSGHLTTFMAGITVIADNYPDAKWIKPVGYTLAGALCFQMMQSKVHWASDYPLALLMGYFIGKTISKSRYTSSEGTIGKTKYNLNFTASRQWEYNMVGVKLSF from the coding sequence ATGAAAAAACTGAGATTTCTACTCTTACCAGTTTCAATACTGGCATGCTCACAAGAAGTGGACACATTGAAGGTAAAAGATCTGCCAAAAGTACAGACTTATACCTTGAAAGACGGTTCTGTCAGAACTTATTCCAAGCCCAAATTATTAGATTTTGTAACCAAATTGCCCAGAAACTTTATCAATACCAATAAAGATTTTGTTGCCAAAGACCATGCTTATTATCTGGGAGGGGCTGTTGCAGCAACTTTAATTCTATTACCATTTGACCAGAAACTGATTGATAATTCAAGAGAATTGGGAGAAAGATGGGGAATGGATAAAGATAATAACTACAACAAAATAGGTGGTGTTTTTAAAATCCCTAAAGATATTGGCTCTACTTTATATCTGATTGGAAATGGTTCCACACTGGTTTTGCTGGGAATTGGTTTTGGAACATATGGTTTGATTAAAAATGATTATAGAGCACAGGCTACAGCGAGTGGTTTGATGGAAAGTTTAATTCTTTCCGGAGTTTTCACCCAAACCACTAAAAGAATTACCGGAAGAGAAAGCCCTTTTATTGCAGAGATAAACGGTAATAAAGGAGGTGCATGGAATCCTTTTCCAAGCTTTTCAGAATTTGGAAAAAATACCTCAAATTACGATGCAATGCCATCCGGACACTTAACAACCTTTATGGCCGGAATCACCGTGATAGCAGACAATTATCCGGATGCAAAATGGATAAAACCGGTAGGGTACACCTTAGCGGGAGCCTTATGTTTTCAGATGATGCAAAGTAAAGTTCACTGGGCTTCAGATTACCCGCTGGCTTTATTAATGGGATATTTTATAGGAAAAACAATATCAAAAAGCAGATATACTTCATCAGAAGGAACCATAGGAAAAACAAAATATAATCTCAACTTTACGGCATCCCGCCAATGGGAATATAATATGGTAGGCGTAAAACTCTCTTTTTAA